AGAAATTGATGCACCAATAACAACTTCCAAAACTGAAGTACCATCATTGACAACAAAAGCACCAATGACCACAACAGAAACACCAGTGACCACTACCAGAACTGAGGCTATAACCACCATGACCACAGCTGAAGCACCACCGGCAACCACTACAACATTTGAAGGCTCAACTATAAGAACCACAATGGATGCACCAGTGACCACAACTGATGTATTAACCACCAATTCACAAGCACCTAGAACCATCAATTCCACAACTGAAGCTCCAACCACTACACCTagagcaacaacaaacactacCACAACTGAGGCACCACTAACTGAATCCAAAGCATTAATGACTAAATCAGAAACACCATCAACTACTACCACAAGTGAAGCACCAACCATAACTTCAACAACTGaaataccaacaacaacaacaacagaagcacaaacaactactactacaactgAGGCTGCAACCACCATGACCACAGCTGAATCACTATTGACAACCACATCCAAAGCCCAAACTGTGACAACCACAACAGAAGTAACCACAACTCAAAGACcaaaagtaataataacagAATCACCAACAACAATAATTGATGTAATAACAACAACCCCCACAACAACTGAAGCTCAAATGACCACAACAGAAGTGAGAACAACTATTATGACAACTGAAGCTCCAAACACTATAACAACACCAGAAACATCAACAACTACTATCACAACCGAAGCACCAACAATAACTGAAACACCATCAACCATCACTACAACTAAAAAGCCGACATCAATTTCCACAACTGAACCACCAACAACATCAAAGGAAGCACCAATGACCACAACTGAACCACCAACAACATCAAAGGAAGCACCAATGACTACAACTGAACCACCAACAACATCAAAGGAAGCACCAATGACCACAACTGAACCACCAACAACATCAAAGGAAGCACCAATGACTACAACAGAAGTACTTCCCACTACAGTTGTAGTAACAACCACCTCTACCACCACAGTAGGACCAATGACCCAAGTTAAAGTACATGAAACCACATTCACCACTGAAACACCAGTCACCACAACAGAAGCACTATCAACCATTACCGCAACTGAAGGTCCATCCGCCACAACCATAAGTgaaaccacaactgaaacaccaactcCAGCTGAAGTTCCAACCACTATAACAACAAGTGACGCACCATCCGGCACAAGTATAACAACAATCACCATGACTAACACAGTAGCCCCAACAACCCCCACTGaagtacaaacaacaacatccaTTATGGAAGTACCAACAACCAccttcacaaataaaacaccaacacccaccaacacaacaactgaagcaccaAGAACTAGAGCAGAATCAGCAACCACCATGATGACAGTAGCACCAATGACCACAAATGAAGTACAAAGCACAACTGAAGCACCAACTTCGACTACCATAACTATGACACCAATGACAACCAAAGGCTTACCACCAACGTCCACCCCTACAGCACCAAATCACTCAGTCAATCATACAACGTTCCCTTCATCTATCACAGTCACCACATCCCAAGGTAAGTGATTTCTGATAAATTTACTCATAATTCAAATACATGCTTATAATTCAAATATGCATACAAACCAAGTTAAATGAATCTACTATTTCTACAGTTTTACAATCACTGGCAAACATACAGATAAAGATCACATCCTACGGAGAGACCAGCAATGGAACCATCATCAACCTAATTAAACAGGTGTGTAAAACTTAATAAACCTGCAATAATATTTAGTTTAGCCAATATTTTAATTATGACAACACACAGTATAAAGGGTGTGgtaataataattctaatatctaatctctgtgttttctttccatttagtATTTTACAGATCAGCTTTTGAATGGAATGGCCCACACTGTCACAGTTACAAGTATTCGAAGGACTTCACCATAGAATATGCAAATAGTTTCACCAGTGGTGCCGTTATAATGAGAATATGTGTTATTCTGACAATCAACTCCATCAAATGTTCTGAGTTTTAAgattcttttgtcattttgtcacatTCAATCTacaatatttgtaatattaaacTGTTATAACAGACGAGATGTGCACTTGGATAATTAAATGGTACTGTATTTTAGTACAACAGAAAGTTCTAACAAAGCAATTGAATCTTTTAATAGGTGTCTGTTTTCCCATCTTTTGTAACTGGAAGCTGTCTATCATGCTGACAAACCTAGTAACCAGGCAACTAATAATGTACTTGGCCATTCTTCCCTTTGATGATACAAAATAGTGGTAACAATAACCTTGGTGAGTGCCTTATACCAAGTGTGTGACTATTGCAACAATGAGTGAATACAAAGGAGTGAATGAGCAGAATGTCATGATGTGACAACGCGCACTCAAATTCATGTGTattgaatgtgttttatgttgtgtatGCTGTGACCATGTGCTGCGTCTATGAGGCTCACACACTTTGACATTCAAGTATGTTGGAAAACCAGAATGGGAAAGCACTTTTCAAGTGACTGTGGGAACAGAATTTAGCATGCCATTTCTCATTTCTTACTCCATTACTGCACATCTAGACCACATGCATCTTCAATTCTCTCATTTATACACAATTGATTGGTCAGTTTTGTCATTACTGCCgatttagatttttgttcaagtgattattttttctaataaaagTGTATCATGATTAAGGGTCATATTTTGCTGCCACCAACACCTTTTCTTAAATGGTTCCTTGCTGTTCACATTTAATCAACTGATCAATTAACTATAAGTTATCTGACAGGACAGGACATGCAGTAGGACTGAATGTGTATCCAAGTGTGCAATAATACACTGTTACACCACTAGGTAGTGCAGTTTTACTGTTGCTGTTAATGAAATGCCAATGCCAAAAATCTCTAAAGTCAAAAGACAATACTTTTATAAATGCTTTATACAGTACTTCAAACTAATAGTGTGTAGATAGGCTTATTAAAGAACAATGctgtaataaaaactgaatttcaaaACTGCTAAACATATTGCATCCAGATTAAGTTAATTGCACAATAAAATACCTCAAAGCAGTGCAATCTTTCAGGTTTTAAGAGAGTACAGtaaatcatctttttttatgaTGAAAGCTTTTGCTGTGTTATATCCTTCTGAAATATGAGTAAAGAGCCAAACTTTTCCCAGGTGCCTATTTCTTGTGATCTTTaataagtcatttaaaaaagaaattttaTTCAACCTTAATTTGAAAAGATTTAGAATTAAATATAGATTAAAGTTTGGAGATTTGccttaaaaaatgtaaataaagtgttaTAACATTTTCTCCTATCTTCTGTCTAATAAATGACAAATTTCAATACAACACAAGAAGTGGAAATCACTGTGTAATTACACTAGCTAATCTGTAAGACTGAAAAtgcaatatatatttttttaaaaaagcatcatGTGCATGACTTTAAAATTCATATATGCTATTTGTTGGAATAATTATTACAGtcaaaaaaaaatgaatgacaaCCTGAATAATTGAACTGAAAGGAGAATTAAATTTCCTGTATCTagtaaaaaagcacaaatgtcaGGTTTCTCAACATTGGACTGTAGGCTACTAAACTGTATGCAAATCAACATCAGCACCAAAGTCAACTTCAGTAGAATAAGACACATCCAGGAGTTTCCATATCATGAACTACAGTCGTCCTTTCAATGTTCTTCTGTCAGGAAACGTGTAAAACCCAGCGAATCATACACAGCTCTGCTCAACAACGCCAAAAGATCTGCAGCTGATGCCGCTCCCCTAGGCAGGAAGAGCTCCAGAGCACAGGTGGAGGCGTGGGGCAGACGCACTCTTGACTTGTCTGCATCCTGAAAAGTCAATTAAAACgtgaaattaaattttatggATGATAATTTTAATTACATAAGCTACTGAACAAGTAATTATGAAATccaacaagaaaaaataaatacagttgaAGTTTCTAAATTAGTTCTAGTTAGTTAGTTTCATTGCATATATGGTATGTTGATATATATTGGTAGTAAAGAGGCAGTAAAGAGGcaggcttttaaaaaaaattatgtcTGGATGTAAGAGGTTTCGTTAATGATTTTTTGTGAATAAGAAAATATTGGGGTAAAATATCAGTAATGAACTCACTTTCTTACTGATTACAAAGGTACATTTTTGATTAAACTAACAGTTACGAGGCATAAAGGATCATTTCAGCACAAATTCCTATTAAAAGATGGCAAACCTTTAGTCACACAGAGATAAATAACTGAGATGTCTCATCGTGTAAAATACCTCTAGATAGTTTCTCTAAAGACCAACCTGGGAGTAAAAACGCAGCGAGATTAATCTGAGGAATCCAAGAGGAGGCAGATGATCCGCTCCTGTTATGAAGGCGAGGAGGTCTTCAAAGAAGAACTCTGCCTGACCATCTGAGCGTGCACAAACAGGGATTTTTGTTATATCTTTTCACAGTACAGCATTTTAAATATAGCTGTACAGTGTCTGATAGAAGAACCATCACAGTCTTTCAACTCTTCTCTTCCATCTTCGATCGTATGTCCTTCCTTACCACTGATCATCTTGAGGACGGTTTCCCAGTGTCCAATCGTTTCCTCCTCGGATGCCCTCAGCTGACAGTCTGAGTGGTTGTAGCAGATGGTAAAGAGGTGTTTGAACTCTTCCAGGgtcagaggctgctgctgtgcaCTTGTCATCACTGGCACAAACACTTCCCAGTGGGACTTTACCGTATCCCACAAACCACCACAGCTATTCAGGCCCTCTGTGAACTGGGAGATCATACAGGCCACCCTGAACGAGAGCAGAGAGACCAGgtgatttttccttttgtctcaaAAGGTTAAAGAACCACAAGACTGCTCCTGCtttgtcatttacagttttcaaTTTTGGAGAAGCTGAAATTTCAACAGACATGACGTCGGCAGtagttttaaacacaaacacatacaaataaatgtgaaagaaCCAGAGGCAGAAGATCACAGATCAACAAGTACTGTAGTTAAAGAGGTTAAAACTGTCGCATGTACCCTGTGAACGTGTGTCCTACCTGTGGTAGATGTAGTGTTTGACCAGGCGCGTGTAGATGGCAGGTATTTCATCAGAACGGGCCGAAGAAATTCCAGGTATCCCGCTGCTGGACACCCAGTCACACAGACTGGGAGACAGCAGCTTCACGTCAGTGCAGCTATGCagctgtgaggagacagaggtgtGGTGATATTATGTGCAAAGCACTTTTCCACACATGAAATGTAAGTGTGACTTTAGAGAACTGTTATTCTGCTCGAAATTCATAACAGCTCTCAGTTCTATTTCATCCATTCGTTTTCAGGCTTTAATGTCTTCATCTTCACACCTACACCTACTTTCAGGCACAAATTCATAttaatgtacagtgtgtgttacctgtTGCAGTCGAGTCTGTACTTCAGCATCAACAATGTCTGTCCAGATAAAGTTTTCCAGAGATGGATTTTGGCCACACATCAACTGTAAACATATAAATTAGAAATTACACAAAGTACGAGCACATTTTGAATGTGGTTTCAACAGAGGGCTGTTGGAAAAAGAATAAACCTACAATGTTTTATGTTAGTTAGTTTGTGTCTCATCATGAAAGTGtccacatactgtaagtgaCCCATTCACACAACCTGGTAGAGAGCAGGGTGTAAACAACGAGGTCCAGGTCCACCATGAGTTAGAGACCAGCCGATCAGAACACCAGCTTCGTAATACTTCCCGTCTTCCAGAGCTGTGAGGTCATAAGTTAAAAAGAGGCGTCCTGGACGTCCCTCAAAGACTGAACTTTGTTGCAGCTCGAGCAGAGACAACCTGTGtgatagaaaattaaaaaacacacggATATGTAACAGATTACTAAAGTTATTCGCTGTACTTCTCAGGTACTGTTCAGTACCTGTCTACTCTACTCAAAACACTGAGACAAATACaactcagaaacactgagttatatttgttttcatgctaGTGTGGTGTGATGAAAGATGGAGGTGTAATAATGCACCAGAGCtcagagaataaaaataaacacagctcaTTAGAATCAGGTAAAATAGAAGTGTAATTAAAACCTGAAGAACTCTCTGAGAGGCCCCTCGTGGCCGCTGGTGTCTTCTCCAATGAAAGAAATGACGGGCGTCTCCCTGAAGCAGAAGCCCGGCCTTCTCAGCGTCTTCAAAGCGCTATGGAGCACATGTCTCCTCCTCACCAGGATGAGAGTTTCTACGTCTCGATCCACGTTCTCCTGTCTGAACAGCGTCAGGATCGTTTCCAGGTCAGGTGTGAACTGCACAGCAGACAAAGCACAACAGTAGGTTAACGTATTAACAGAAgttaagaaataaacaaagaaccTTCTGAATTTATCTTAGTTCCTGAACAAATTTCAATAAGATATTCAGCCACATTTGTACCTGTTCCTATTTAATGAGCGGGAATAACCTCACCTCCTCTGTGGTCCTGCATGCAGCTGTCTGGCTCCGTCTTTCCAGGGCCACCGTCTCCATCTTGGCAGCTCTCTGTGCTGGCCTTCAGACAAAACTCCTTTCTGACACAGTGGAAACACATGTGCTTTGGTTTTTCAGGTAAATCACTTTTCTGATTTCCggttgattattttaatttaatatagaATTCGCAGCTCTCACGGCTTTCTTACCTGTTCACTGCAGGTGTCCCTCTTCCTGGGCTCCCAGATCCTGCCTGAAGagatgatttaatttttaaattacatatttatacacaGCAGCATTTCAACTTCAtccactgaaaatgaaattaataaaatcaatcaTACCATCTCTCACTGTCAGATCTGCTCTTCTCTATTTTATTGAGAAGTACAGATAATTTTAGTcttttattagttatttctaACTATTATTTGACAAACCTCTCTACTAATGACACAGCAACAGATGATGAAGAGAGAGGAAACGTAGTATCTGTGGACAACAGAGCCGCGGCAGTTTACCTGAGGACAGTCCTGGTGGCTGAAGATGTACAGTGGTCCATGTCCAGAGATCCTGAGTACCTGCTCCCCAGTCCAGCCCTCTGCAGGAGGGTCAGGGGCAAACAGCACCCTGGAGCCCTGCACACACTGAGATGTGGAAGAATTAAAACCAAACTGCCACAGACCTTTAGAGTTTGAACACAGTGATAAatcaaacaacaataaacattcATGCACATTGAAGTgagtagaaatacacacacacacctgtagaTATGTGAAGGAGAACCTTTGTCCGACCCGTTTTACAAAACGACCCTGGAAAAGCATCACCAACCGAGTCGCCATGTGATTGGACGACCAACCATAGTCAATGGTGATACGAGCAGTCATTCCCATGGCCGTCAGAGCTTCTCGTTCTTTACCTTGTGGAACAACATGTCtaaaagagaaatgtttattttcaatcTGGATATTTGTCCAGAAATTATGTCACTCAAGACGGTGGCGTTAAATTAAACCCACGTTTCTGTAATGAAAAAAATTCCACTGTGTGATAGAATACCAGTCCAGTGAGAACCAGACATGAGGCCGAGCCGGGCGCCGTTCTGATGTTCTCACTGCATTAACACCTCTCCACACACCCTCacctgtccaggtgtgccaTGTAGTGTCCTCTGGGTAGGCAGATCACGTCTTTGACCACCAGTCCTGTCTTCTGCGGAGAGAGTCTCTTCCACTTGAGACGGCTCACTTTGTTTGGGGTCAGCTGCAACAGACAGACTGATAAGGTGAGTGACTGGTAGATTATTGATCagtgacatttgacattttgataaATGCTTTCATGTAGTTTCTTATTGCACAAGAATCTTTACTGAAACTGGTTCTAGCACTGGTATTTTGTAAACCAGTAAACAGTTACAACAGAACTCAATCAAACCCTTCGCAGATTAATCAATAACTCATTAAATCTTTtaggaaaaaacaaagtgagtcAAAAACTCACAGAGACTGAggaaactgtgtctgtgtctcatttAAATCCAGAGATTTGGCAAACTAGACAAACATGATGA
This genomic window from Anabas testudineus chromosome 4, fAnaTes1.2, whole genome shotgun sequence contains:
- the LOC113152662 gene encoding G2/M phase-specific E3 ubiquitin-protein ligase-like yields the protein MCGQNPSLENFIWTDIVDAEVQTRLQQLHSCTDVKLLSPSLCDWVSSSGIPGISSARSDEIPAIYTRLVKHYIYHRVACMISQFTEGLNSCGGLWDTVKSHWEVFVPVMTSAQQQPLTLEEFKHLFTICYNHSDCQLRASEEETIGHWETVLKMISDGQAEFFFEDLLAFITGADHLPPLGFLRLISLRFYSQDADKSRVRLPHASTCALELFLPRGAASAADLLALLSRAVYDSLGFTRFLTEEH
- the LOC113152661 gene encoding uncharacterized protein LOC113152661 — its product is MKSGERKVALLTITEHIEMELLSSEEPCVVILTQEEEKEHSFHQRYLEHPLVPDCEEEPAPEVQTQHRGQPKPKTEPPARQASGHYTPVLRFVEQTEIEMEVFPPIKVSGGELLNCRSDGPSVMTPLTPNKVSRLKWKRLSPQKTGLVVKDVICLPRGHYMAHLDRHVVPQGKEREALTAMGMTARITIDYGWSSNHMATRLVMLFQGRFVKRVGQRFSFTYLQCVQGSRVLFAPDPPAEGWTGEQVLRISGHGPLYIFSHQDCPQAGSGSPGRGTPAVNRKEFCLKASTESCQDGDGGPGKTEPDSCMQDHRGVHT